The region ACTGCGTAGAGCCGCTTGAAACTGAAACCGTGATCCTTAAAAACTTCCCCAACAGCTTCCGGGAAACCTCACTTCAGGGCGAACTGCAAAAACTGGACGTGGATGAACTGGTCATCTGCGGCATGATGAGCAACATGTGCGTGGACGCCACCACCCGCGCTGCTGCAGATATGGGATACAAATGCACAGTAGTGCATGATGCATGCTGCGGTGCAGCCCTTGAGTTCGACGGGGTTAAAGCCGGGTCCGCAGAAGTCCATGCCGGATTTATGGCTTCGCTGGGGATGTTTTATGCGCAGATGATCAGCGCGGAAGATCTGCTCGGCTAACGCACATTCTGAACCCGGATGTAAAGCACCAGCCCGAGCATGGTCAGCCCAATGCCGGACCAGCCCAGCATGCCGGGCAACGCTCCGTGCAAAAGGACCACCTCTCCGGCCAAAGAAAAAAGCACTTCCATGGATTGGGTGCAATCTGCCGCGGCCAGTTCTGCCGCGCTCCGGGCCTTGTGCCGGGCGTAAAGAAACAGGCTGGTCGCGGCAATGCCTGAAAACACAGCCACCAACGCGGTATTGAGAATTTGACCGGACTGCGGAAGCGGAGGTTGGGTAAAGAGGATCAGCCCGACCCACAGCGGCAGGGAACCGAGGGTCAGCAGCAGCACGCGACAGAAGGGATCATCCATGGCCGGATCATCCAGAGCGGGGATGCGTCCGCTGCCGCCGTTACGGGCTTCCCAGACCAACTGATTGCCGAAAGGATAGGCAAAGGCGGCGGCAAAGACCGGGACAGCCCCCAGAAGCACCGCGTTCCACGAACTGTCTTCCACGCTCTCCAGATTTACCAGCAGCACCCCGGCAAAGATGATTAAAGTCAGCAATATGGCCCGCAAAGGCACTTTTTTGCCGAATCCCAGCAGCACCAGCGGAGTGGCCAGAATGGTTGTCTGCCATGTGGCGGCCACCACCCAGCCGGGGGTATAGGATGCGCTGAAGGTGATCAGGGCATAGAAAACCCCGAACCCGACACCGCCCGCAAGAGTCCAGAATTTCAAGTGCTTCAGGTAAAGCCTGAATGAACCTGCCAGCAGATTGCGGCGAAAAATCCCCAGCCCGGCAAAAAGAAAAATCAGCATCCAGAAATAGCGCAGACTGGCCGACCATACCCAATGCCCGCCCTCTAAACTCATGGCCCGGTTGAGCACAAAAGTGGAACTGAAAAACAAAGCGGCCAGAACGCCGGTCAGGATGATCTTCATCAAACTCTCCAATCTCTTTATTTACATCCCGCCGCTCTGATCACATCAGACAATTTGAGAAGTTCATCGGCAGTGGGAATATAGCCGCGCTGGAATGAAGGAGCATGTACGCGCCTGCGGAAATAATCCTGCGCCCACTGGACTACCGCCGGATTAAAAAATCCGGGATTATTCAAAACAATGTACGCCTTGCCCGCGCCATCCTCTTTTTCCGCCTGATGGGAAAAATTGGATTCATGGATATGGTGGATATATAGAGGCTGGGCAATATGTTTAAATTTTCCCCCGGCCATCAAACATTGCACCCAGTAGTCCCAATCTTCGTAAGTCGTATTTTCCCGGTAACGGACCCCGGTATCCCATAATTCCCTGCGATACAGCGCACAGGGGGCAACGGTATTCTGGGTCCGCAGCTGGACCGGATTAAAATCAGGCAGAAAACGGTTGAATGATTTATCCGGGGTGGTTTCAAGATAATCTGAATAAGACACTGAAAACTTGGGATTCGATTCCAGAACATCAACATGTGTTTCCAGAAACTCCGGCAGCAATTCATCATCGGGATCAAGGCTGAGCAGATATTTACCGGCCGCTTTTGCCAGCCCCGTGTTACGAACCGGGCCGGGCCTGCCGGTTCTGGGCGGGGTCAGAATTTCAAAACTTCGGCACGCAAGTTTAGCTGCCCATTTCCGGGCCTGTTCAAGGGAATCATCACTGCTGCCGTCATCCACAAAAATTATTTCCACGTCTTTCAGCGACATGGTCTGACCTGCAAGAGAGCCGTAAAAACGGTCGGCAAATCGTCCGTAATTGTAATTGGGTATGATGATGGAAATCAGGGCCATGAGATGAGAAGTACACCACACAGCCATAACAACGCAAGCAGTCCGGCACAAGCATAGACAAATCAAGCATATTTAATTGCTAAGAATAGCACATTCATATAAAGACACAAATAACAGAAGCAACATATTAACCCCCTACTTATAAAATGCCAAAATTTTCATACTTAGTTAATAGATTAAATATTGTTGATTTGGATCTTCTTGAACATAGTGGATCAAAACGAATTAGGACAGATGAAGATATAATCAAAATCCTTGGGTTAAGTGCGCAAGAACTCTACGACTCCCCACAAAAAGCAAAGAAAAACAAATATGTTTGGTCAATTCGTGATGTCAAACATTTTCCGAGTGGGGTAGCTGCAATGTCTGAAATTGTGCTATTTAAACTGATAAAATCATTAACTGAAAAGGAAGGCGTGATCGTTACCCGAAACACAACAGAAGAAGGGATTTCTAGAACTCACCCACCTTCAGCTGATGCGATCGCACATATTATTGTGCATATGGGGAGGCATTTGGTTGCAATTGAAAATGTTCATCAAATCACAAATTCAGATGCATGGAAAACAAACTTCTATAACATCTCCAATAAAGCATCTACCAACAATGGATATTGTTCCTATTTAGACTTTGAAGATAAACCTAGTGCCGATGAAATTTTTAAAGAATTTTCATTATTTGAGAAAATTACTAGACTTAAAATTGCCTTACGTCTCCCTAATCCAGAATGGAATATGGCAACAAAGGCATTGTATGAGAAGCTAAAAAAAGGAAACATCCGTGAGTATATGCAAGACATGAAAAGTCCTACGGGCCTTTCAAAAGAAATAACAGAACTTCCATACGCCAGCCTCGCAATGGCACAGCTAGGATACAAAGATGGAACTGTAACCCTTGAAGGGGTTAAAGACGGTAAGCTTGATAAAAAAATAACAGGTGCAAAGGCCGAGATTCGACACATTGACATGGAAAAATCTCTTACATCAAGTATGCTGAATTCTACTGGGAATAGCCAACTTAGAGCTGTTCAGGCTATTTGTGAAAACCTTGAACAGGTAGACAATGAAAACAACAAATAAAATAAGAACATACTTAAGCTCTTTAGTACTTAGTATGCTCATAACATTTATAGCCATTAAATTTGGACTTGCTGCTTTAGTAATAAAATTCATTAAAAACAATACAATTCAATCCTCAATTTTCTGTGCATCATTCCTCGCAGTCAACCTAACTATATACTATAAAACTATTGAGAAAATAAAATCTGGAGATTTTGCACAATGGCTCCGCTACAATAATGCACTGAGTTACATGCTAAATTCTTCATGGTTTCCAACTCTACCAACTTTAGCGTCTCTCATCTTAATCATATGTCTTCCATCTACAGCCACAACTGAATTCTTAGAAATGACTACAATCTTTTTTATATCCTACTCCCTAGTTGAAACATTTACGTCAATCACGAACTTATCAGAGTTAATAAATTTAGAAGTCGCATTTACTACTGAGTTAAAAAAAGAAAAAAATATAACCTCCCAACACGAAAAATAAATAAAATTTAAAGAAAGACTCAAAACCAGAAAACTTACTTGAATAACTTTAAATACTCACCGTAGCCTTGAGCCTCCAGTTCTTCCAGCGGGATGAACCGCAGAGCGGCGGAATTAATGCAGTAACGCAGCCCTGTAGGCTGCGGGCCGTCTTCAAAGACATGCCCGAGATGAGAATCGGCCTTACGGGAGCGGACTTCGATTCGGGCCATAAAAAAGGAACGGTCTTCCTTTTCAACCACTCCCTGCCCTTCAATGGGCCGGGTAAAGCTAGGCCAGCCCGTGCCGGAGTCAAACTTATCGCGCGAACTGAAAAGCGGCTCCCCGGAAACAACATCCACATAAATGCCCTCGCGATGGTTATCCCAGAAATCGTTATTAAAAGCAGGCTCAGTGCCGTCTTCACGGACCACCTTGAACTGCAGCGGGGTCAGAGTCTCGCGTAGCGCAGCATCATCCGGGCGCGTGTAATCATCCCTCCCGCCGGAAGGAGGGGCTATATCCTGCTTTTTTTCAGCCCAATGCTCCTCCACAAAAGAATCCCTGCCGGACATGAAGCGGTACCAATTGTAACGCACAGGATTCTTCCTGTAGTAATCCTGATGATATTCCTCGGCCCGGTAAAACTTCGCAAAGGGGATCAGCTTTGTTGCCAGCGGCTGATCAAAAACACCGGACCCGTCAATTTCCAGCAGGACTTCCCCGGCTATCTTCTTCTGCTCTTGGTCATGATAAAAGATTGCCGAGGTATATTGTTCGCCGCGGTCATTGAACGAACCACCGGGGTCAGTGGGGTCATGATGCTTCATGAAAACCAGCAGCATTTCCCTGTAGCTTATTTTTTGAGGATCATAACGGACCTGCACCACCTCAAGATGACCGGATTTTCCAGTGCTGACCCGCTCGTAAGTGGGATTCTCCACATGGCCGCCCGAGTAGCCGGAAACAACTTCGAGAACTCCGTCCTCTTTTTCAAGGTCCGACTCTACACACCAGAAGCATCCCCCGGCCACAGTTGCGGTTTCAAAATTCTCAACTTTATTTTGCATCGTAATTTCTCCATTATTCGCGATTGCCAAAGCATGCCCGGTGAACATCACCAATATTAAGAATAAAAACGGCATCAATTTATTCATAAAAACACCTTACTTTAAATAATTATCATTACTACTAAATAAAAATAAATTAGCTAAAGTCAATCGCTAAAAAAACAAAAACGCAGTCCCGAAGGACTGCGCTGATCAAAGACACATTCTAATCCCGGCTATTTTACCGGAAAATTGAAATATGTATCCGGGTATGGCTCATACTGAAGAGTAAAATGCCACCACTCTTCTTTAAGGGGCCTGAAGCCGTTGCGAACCATTGTTTCCCGCAACAAAGCGCGATTGGCGCGCACCTGTATGCCCATCTCTTTATTGGCAGGCCATGATTTAGGACCGAAATAATCAAAGCCCGTACCCATATCAAGTTCCTGCCCGGTCTTGAGGTCAATAATAGTCAGGTCCACGGTGGACCCTCTGGAATGCCCGGACTTTTCCGCAATATATCCATCCCGGAAAAGATTCTTTTTCTGCACATCAGGGTAGTAGCGGGCTTTCATGCGGGTATCATCCAGATCCTTTGCCCAGCGCACAAAATGGAGAACAGCATCCTGCGGTCGGTAGCCGTCAAAAATTTTGAGTCCCAGCCCGAAAGGCGCAAGGTCCTTTTGGACCCCGGCAAGGGCGGCAGCCGCATCGCGGCTCAGGATGATGCGCGGAACATGATAGCCGTCAATACGTTCACCGACAAAATTATCCGTCCCGAAATAGCGCACATCATAAACCGCTCCCGGAATAATCCGGTCCAGATAACAGAAATCCGCAGGCAAATTGTCTTCCCCGCAAAAAGCAGGAAATACTGACGCAAAAAATAATAACAAACTGGAACAGAAAATCATAATTTTCCTGATACGCATGGAGCCTCCGCAAGATTAATCAATCCACACAACATGCAATGCAACTGATAAAACCAAAATAAATTGCGATATATTTAAATAGAAGATATTCATATTTAATGGACTTGACCACATAAAAAACAAACAATTATGCCAGAATCAAGATTCTTTCATACTTACACCTGCCGCACAACTATCATCAGATTTTCTGCTGCCCTTTTTCTGGTAGCATATTTACTGTGTTCCCCTGCGATAGGCCATGCCCAAAAAACAATCGTGGTCATCCCCAAAGCGACAATCCTTAATTTCTGGAAAATACTCTGTGTCGGCGCGCATGACGCTATCAAGGGCCAAGACATCAATCTCATCTGGCGCGGCCCAAGAGTGGAAAACAAATCCAAAGCACAGCAACACCTGCTGAAGTTCTACACTGACAAAAAGGTAGAAGCCATTGTCATAGCTCCGGCAGATAAAGAAAAACTTAATCAGGATATTGAAGAAGCCGTACAAGCAGGCATCAAGGTAGTGATAATAGACTCCCCGGTAACTACAACAGCCCCCCAGACCTATATTGCAACAGACAATTACAAGGCCGGGGAACTTGGTGCCCAAATGCTGGCAGGAAAAATAAAGAGCACAGGTCCCATACTACTCATTGGTCATACCCCGGAAAACGGAGCTTCATTTTTACGGGAAAAGGGCTTTATCGACAGGATTAATGAACTCTTACCGGGACAGTCCGTGATCAGGCTGCACATGGAAAACGGCAGCGAAAGGGAAACAAGAATCGCTGCGGGGGAAATTCTAAATGCCCTGCCCTCCATTGCCGGTATATTCGCAGTGAATGAACCGACATCAGACGGTGTACTCCATGTGCTCAGTAAACACCCGGATATCAGCATTCCTTTTATCGCTTTTGACAATAACAAAAATCTGGTTCAGGGAATAAAAGACGGCAAAGTAAGTGGACTGATCGCCCAAAAACCGTATGCATTGGGTTTCTTTGGGGTTAACGCAGCCATTGACCTGATAGACGGGAAAAAAGTTGGTAGAACCATGGAAAGTCCGGTTACCGTAATAACTCAGGACAACGTTAACATATCCAGCACATTAAAATGCCTGCAAAAAATGACCGAAAGAGAAAAAGCGGTCTGCCCCATCTGCTTCAATTAAAAAAAAGACTGACAAATAAGCCAGCCTTCAATTCTCAACCTATTGCTTTATTAATTAACCGCCGAACCAACCGGGAGCCAGTACCTCCATGGCCTTGGTGTAATGCACGCGCAGATCTTCCAGCTTACCGGAAATAACTTTCTCCTGCTCACCCAGACTGGTGGGGCAGATTTCCTGCATCTGGGCAACAACCGCTTCAAGCTCTTTCATGGTGGACTTGAGCATCACGATCTGGTCTTTGAGAGTTTCAGATTTGTCGTCAGCCAGAACATCATAAAGCCGGGCTTTCCATGAATTAAGCTCCATTTCCAAACCTTTGCAATAATGGTTAACGGCCTGCTTCTTTGCTTCTTCTGTGCTGCAACCGTCAATACCGACACAACTGGGGCACGGGCCCGGATAATCCATATTCGCCATGATAAACCTCCAAAAAATAGATTTATAGGACCTTTTCAGTATAGCACTCAATATCGCTTTAGGCATTGTTTTTTTAAAAAAATACAAACCCCGATAAAACTTCATGGTTCCAGACTATTGCAGCACAAAAAAGAGCACCCACTTACTTCTCTTTACAGGAAAGGGATTGCCGCTTTGCTGTTCAAGACCATTTTTTAATGTAGGCATCGACATCAAATTTGCGGCGGCAGCCCCGCTCATTCATATAGCGGATTGACCCGAACACGGGCCGCTTCTTCCAGCCCCTATCATGCAGTCCGGCCACGGACCAGAGCGACCCCGCATAGCCGTTGGGATCACGTCCATCCAACTGGTAACGGTCATTCAGGGTAATGATTATACGCAGTGCATCCTCAGGCGTTGGCGACCATTCCAGAATCTTCTTGGCCCAATACATGCGCATGTATCCGTGCATATATCCGGACTTGAGCAATTGCTGCTGGGCCGCATTCCAGAGGGCGGAATGAGTGCGTCCCTGTTCAAATTCGGTATAGAAATACAAATAATCACGGCGGTCTGCAGCATGTTCCGTCAATGTTTTCAACGCCCACTGGGGAGCTGCATGTAACGAATCATAATCAGGGGTGTGCAAACAGAAATTCTCCGCCAGTTCGCGGCGGACGATCAATTCTTCAAGATATGAATCGACAGACTCACCTGCCTCACATTGTGCCACGGCAAGAGCCGCCCGCTGCGGGGCCAGCTGCCCGAAATGATAATAAGCTGAAAGCCGGGAAGTTGCTTCCGCATTGGGGTCGTTGCGTTCCTGCCCATATCTTTCCAGCCTGCTACTCACAAAAAAATCCAAAGCAGCACGGGCCGCAGACTCGCCGGGAATCAAGTCCACCGGAGCGACGCTTTCATCCACATCGATCCACCGGCGCACCTCTTTCCAATCCACAGCAGGAAATTCATCGCTTCTACTCTGTGCAGGGAGAAGCTCCGGAAACTCTTCCAGAAATTCAGGAAGCAACCTGTGAATTTTCGGCCTGATG is a window of Desulfovibrio sp. JC010 DNA encoding:
- the msrB gene encoding peptide-methionine (R)-S-oxide reductase MsrB; the encoded protein is MQNKVENFETATVAGGCFWCVESDLEKEDGVLEVVSGYSGGHVENPTYERVSTGKSGHLEVVQVRYDPQKISYREMLLVFMKHHDPTDPGGSFNDRGEQYTSAIFYHDQEQKKIAGEVLLEIDGSGVFDQPLATKLIPFAKFYRAEEYHQDYYRKNPVRYNWYRFMSGRDSFVEEHWAEKKQDIAPPSGGRDDYTRPDDAALRETLTPLQFKVVREDGTEPAFNNDFWDNHREGIYVDVVSGEPLFSSRDKFDSGTGWPSFTRPIEGQGVVEKEDRSFFMARIEVRSRKADSHLGHVFEDGPQPTGLRYCINSAALRFIPLEELEAQGYGEYLKLFK
- a CDS encoding substrate-binding domain-containing protein produces the protein MPESRFFHTYTCRTTIIRFSAALFLVAYLLCSPAIGHAQKTIVVIPKATILNFWKILCVGAHDAIKGQDINLIWRGPRVENKSKAQQHLLKFYTDKKVEAIVIAPADKEKLNQDIEEAVQAGIKVVIIDSPVTTTAPQTYIATDNYKAGELGAQMLAGKIKSTGPILLIGHTPENGASFLREKGFIDRINELLPGQSVIRLHMENGSERETRIAAGEILNALPSIAGIFAVNEPTSDGVLHVLSKHPDISIPFIAFDNNKNLVQGIKDGKVSGLIAQKPYALGFFGVNAAIDLIDGKKVGRTMESPVTVITQDNVNISSTLKCLQKMTEREKAVCPICFN
- a CDS encoding cysteine hydrolase family protein, which encodes MGKRALIIIDIQNDYFPGGKFTLENSEQAGAKAAQVLEFFRKTGQPVIHIQHISVREGSFFFLPKTAGVKIHDCVEPLETETVILKNFPNSFRETSLQGELQKLDVDELVICGMMSNMCVDATTRAAADMGYKCTVVHDACCGAALEFDGVKAGSAEVHAGFMASLGMFYAQMISAEDLLG
- the phrB gene encoding deoxyribodipyrimidine photo-lyase; its protein translation is MLHARELAGDKCPLIVVFCLVPTFIGATLRQYEFMLKGLAEVERDLRSLGYSFALLGGAADEVLPGFVRKTGAGAVVTDFDPLRIKQQWQKAVASEIDVPLIEVDGHNVVPARFATDKCEYSARTIRPKIHRLLPEFLEEFPELLPAQSRSDEFPAVDWKEVRRWIDVDESVAPVDLIPGESAARAALDFFVSSRLERYGQERNDPNAEATSRLSAYYHFGQLAPQRAALAVAQCEAGESVDSYLEELIVRRELAENFCLHTPDYDSLHAAPQWALKTLTEHAADRRDYLYFYTEFEQGRTHSALWNAAQQQLLKSGYMHGYMRMYWAKKILEWSPTPEDALRIIITLNDRYQLDGRDPNGYAGSLWSVAGLHDRGWKKRPVFGSIRYMNERGCRRKFDVDAYIKKWS
- a CDS encoding glycosyltransferase family A protein, coding for MAVWCTSHLMALISIIIPNYNYGRFADRFYGSLAGQTMSLKDVEIIFVDDGSSDDSLEQARKWAAKLACRSFEILTPPRTGRPGPVRNTGLAKAAGKYLLSLDPDDELLPEFLETHVDVLESNPKFSVSYSDYLETTPDKSFNRFLPDFNPVQLRTQNTVAPCALYRRELWDTGVRYRENTTYEDWDYWVQCLMAGGKFKHIAQPLYIHHIHESNFSHQAEKEDGAGKAYIVLNNPGFFNPAVVQWAQDYFRRRVHAPSFQRGYIPTADELLKLSDVIRAAGCK
- a CDS encoding multidrug resistance efflux transporter family protein, with amino-acid sequence MKIILTGVLAALFFSSTFVLNRAMSLEGGHWVWSASLRYFWMLIFLFAGLGIFRRNLLAGSFRLYLKHLKFWTLAGGVGFGVFYALITFSASYTPGWVVAATWQTTILATPLVLLGFGKKVPLRAILLTLIIFAGVLLVNLESVEDSSWNAVLLGAVPVFAAAFAYPFGNQLVWEARNGGSGRIPALDDPAMDDPFCRVLLLTLGSLPLWVGLILFTQPPLPQSGQILNTALVAVFSGIAATSLFLYARHKARSAAELAAADCTQSMEVLFSLAGEVVLLHGALPGMLGWSGIGLTMLGLVLYIRVQNVR
- a CDS encoding M15 family metallopeptidase; this encodes MPADFCYLDRIIPGAVYDVRYFGTDNFVGERIDGYHVPRIILSRDAAAALAGVQKDLAPFGLGLKIFDGYRPQDAVLHFVRWAKDLDDTRMKARYYPDVQKKNLFRDGYIAEKSGHSRGSTVDLTIIDLKTGQELDMGTGFDYFGPKSWPANKEMGIQVRANRALLRETMVRNGFRPLKEEWWHFTLQYEPYPDTYFNFPVK